One Delphinus delphis chromosome 3, mDelDel1.2, whole genome shotgun sequence genomic region harbors:
- the LOC132422048 gene encoding protocadherin beta-3-like has translation MAENAMEAGGERFLRQRQVLFLFVFLGGSLAGSQSRRYSVAEEKERGFFISNLAKDLGLSVGKLAARGAQVVSKGNRQYFQLNHQTGDLLLHEKLDREELCGSAEPCILQFQIFLQNPLQFITNELQVIDVNDHSPAFSENEMQLKIPENTPPGTIIPLGNAEDLDVGRNSLQNYTITPNSHFHVLTRSRRDGRKYPELVLDKALDREEQPELRLMLTALDGGTPRRSGTVQVHILVLDINDNTPEFTQSLYEVQVLENSPVNALIVTVSASDLDTGNLGTISYAFFHVSEEIRKTFQLNPITSDIRLIKYLNFEAIHTYEVDIEAKDGGGLSGKSTVIVQVVDVNDNPPKLTLSSITSPIPENSPETVVAVFSVSDLDSGDNGKMVCSIENDLPFILKPSAENFYTLLSEGELDREIRAEYNITITVTDMGIPRLKTEHNITVLVSDVNDNAPAFTQNSYTLSVRENNSPALHIGSVRATDRDAGANAQVTYSLLPPLDAHVPLASLVSINPDNGHLFALRSLNYEALRAFEFRVVAADRGSPALSSQALVRVLVVDDNDNAPFVLYPLQNASAPCTELVPRAAEAGYVVTKVVAVDGDSGQNAWLSYQLLKATEPGLFGVWAHNGEVRTARLLSERDAAKHRLVVLVKDNGEPLLSASVTLHVLLVDGFSQPYLPAPEAEAADAVPAAPLTVYLVVALASVSSLFVFSVLVFVAVRLCRRGGAASVSRCSVPEGHFPGHLVDVSGTGTLSQSYQYEVCLTGGSRLNEFNFLKPILPSGLVQDTGQD, from the coding sequence ATGGCAGAAAATGCAATGGAGGCCGGAGGGGAGCGCTTTCTTAGACAAAGGCAAGtcctgtttctctttgtttttctgggtGGGTCTCTGGCTGGGTCCCAGTCGAGACGCTACTCTGTGGCTGAGGAAAAAGAGAGGGGGTTTTTCATCTCCAATCTAGCAAAGGATCTGGGGCTGAGTGTAGGGAAACTGGCCGCGAGAGGGGCCCAAGTTGTGTCTAAAGGGAACAGACAGTATTTTCAGCTCAACCATCAGACCGGTGATTTGCTCCTGCATGAGAAATTGGACCGGGAGGAGCTATGCGGCTCCGCAGAGCCATGCATACTGCAGTTTCAGATATTCCTGCAAAATCCCTTGCAGTTTATTACAAATGAGCTCCAGGTGATAGACGTAAATGACCATTCTCCGGCATTCTCTGAAAATGAAATGCAGCTGAAAATCCCAGAAAACACGCCCCCAGGAACAATAATTcctttgggaaatgctgaagACTTGGATGTGGGAAGAAACAGTCTCCAAAACTACACGATCACTCCTAATTCCCATTTCCACGTTCTCACACGCAGTCGTAGGGATGGAAGGAAGTACCCAGAACTAGTACTAGACAAAGCACTGGATCGTGAGGAGCAGCCAGAGCTTAGGTTAATGCTCACTGCGCTGGATGGCGGGACTCCACGGAGGTCTGGGACCGTCCAGGTGCACATCCTGGTCTTAGACATAAACGACAACACCCCAGAATTTACACAGTCCCTCTATGAGGTTCAAGTTCTAGAGAACAGCCCTGTTAACGCTCTTATTGTCACTGTTTCAGCTTCTGACTTAGATACAGGAAATCTGGGGACAATATCATAtgcattttttcatgtttctgaagaaattagaaaaactttTCAACTAAATCCAATTACTAGTGATATCCGACTaatcaaatatttgaattttgagGCGATCCATACTTACGAAGTGGACATAGAAGCCAAGGATGGTGGAGGCCTTTCAGGAAAATCAACAGTGATAGTTCAGGTGGTTGATGTGAACGACAACCCACCAAAACTGACCTTGTCCTCAATTACCAGCCCTATCCCAGAGAACTCGCCAGAGACTGTGGTGGCTGTTTTCAGTGTTTCCGACCTAGACTCTGGAGACAATGGGAAAATGGTGTGTTCCATCGAGAACGATCTCCCCTTCATCCTGAAACCATCTGCAGAGAATTTTTATACCCTATTGTCAGAAGGAGAGCTGGACAGAGAGATTAGAGCTGAGTACAACATCACCATCACAGTCACAGATATGGGAATCCCCAGGCTGAAAACCGAGCACAACATAACCGTGCTGGTGTCCGACGTCAACGACAACGCCCCCGCCTTCACCCAGAACTCCTACACCCTGTCCGTCCGCGAGAACaacagccctgccctccacatCGGCAGCGTCCGCGCCACAGACAGAGACGCGGGCGCCAACGCCCAGGTCACCTACTCGCTGCTGCCGCCCCTCGACGCGCACGTGCCCCTGGCCTCCCTGGTGTCCATCAACCCGGACAACGGCCACCTGTTCGCCCTGAGGTCCCTGAACTACGAGGCCCTGCGGGCGTTCGAGTTCCGCGTGGTCGCCGCCGACCGCGGCTCGCCCGCGCTCAGCAGCCAGGCGCTGGTGCGCGTGCTCGTGGTGGACGACAACGACAACGCGCCCTTCGTGCTGTACCCGCTGCAGAACGCCTCGGCGCCCTGCACCGAGCTGGTGCCCAGGGCGGCCGAGGCGGGTTACGTGGTGACCAAGGTGGTGGCGGTGGACGGCGACTCGGGCCAGAACGCCTGGCTGTCGTACCAGCTGCTCAAGGCCACGGAGCCCGGCCTCTTCGGCGTGTGGGCGCACAACGGCGAGGTGCGCACGGCCCGGCTGCTGAGCGAGCGCGACGCGGCCAAGCACAGGCTGGTGGTGCTGGTCAAGGACAACGGCGAGCCGCTGCTCTCGGCCAGCGTCACGCTGCACGTGCTGCTGGTGGACGGCTTCTCGCAGCCCTACCTGCCGGCCCCTGAAGCGGAAGCGGCGGACGCGGTTCCGGCCGCCCCGCTCACCGTCTATCTGGTGGTCGCCTTGGCGTCGGTGTCGTCGCTCTTCGTCTTCTCGGTGCTGGTGTTCGTCGCGGTGCGGCTGTgcaggaggggcggggcggcCTCGGTGAGTCGCTGCTCGGTGCCCGAGGGCCACTTTCCGGGTCACCTGGTGGACGTCAGCGGCACAGGGACCCTGTCCCAGAGCTACCAGTACGAGGTGTGTCTGACGGGAGGCTCCAGGTTAAATGAGTTTAACTTCTTGAAGCCGATTCTCCCTAGTGGTCTGGTTCAAGACACTGGGCAGGACTAG